The window TAGTCAATACAAGTACAATTGGTCTTATGAAGGAGAAACAGTTTGTCAGATTTATGACTTTGCCAATTTCCCTCTGTACCAATGTTCACCACTTGGAAGCGCTGCACTGCCAAGAACGCAAGCAGGCAGCTGGTTTTCAGTTCTCAGAAGCAAAATATTACGTTTGACAGTAGACTCAGACTGGCAGGAATTCAGTTATTTGTCCCCTTCCCCTACATCTTCTTCGATACTCTCACAGTTATCTTAATCcaaatctctctcccctccttctttctttctttctctctctctctctctctctctctctctctctctctctctctctctctctctctctctctctctctctctctctctctctctctctctctctctctcactctctcactctctcactctgagTGAGAGCGCAAATCCTGATCGTAGCGTAAGTATTTCTGGAACACCGCGCAGGCACATTTAGGCCTCTGCGGTCAACTTCAAGCACTTCCGCACACATGCAACCGCTCAGCTTTAGAGAACATGGGCTCGGGTCTCAGAGTGATTAAGGTATACCCCGCAGCCATACATCGTTGCGCGcgagcccacacacacgcattgtgTCAGTGGCTTGGTTCATAAGCCACGCCTCCACCTAAAAACGGCTGCATTCCTCAAGTTGCCATGGGGATCCTAGATTTGGGAATAAAGAGAAAAACtgggatgaggagagaaaaaacaaaGGGGGAGATATTTAGGAGTAGAGGTGATAAAAGACGAGAGaccccccctgcacacacactcccttaggTCAGAATAGGGTCAAGGCATTTTTTTTGCATGTTTTACTCCAATAGCTTTAAACTAATGCAAGTGTAATTAAACACTCAATTATACGCTCCTAAATCCACTCCATTGAAACTAAGCACTACTGCAcctgaggcgtgtgtgtgtgtaggcgtgtgtttgtgacgcTCTTTGTAGGGAGACTGGACGTGTCATGTCAGGCTTTAAACCACCAGCAAAGAAAATCCTTCTTTGATTCTCGCGCGCACTAGGAAAACATCTAGAGCGCGTAcattgtattttgtgtgtgtgcgcgtgtgtttagAGCGGGAAAGATGGGCGTGTTGCAGGATCTATAAATACTAGATGCGTGCTACACACAAGAGCCACAACATCGTACTTTACGCACGTGGAAACCCTGTTATTGTCGGTAAGTAAAGCATCCTACATGCTCCAGAATAATGCAGAGTATATCTTTTTGTCAAACGTGTCCTTTCTAGAACATCAATGtttaatacattttaatttgTGTTTGATAGTGCTAGATGGAACAAAATCCACGCATTGTGGGAGAAGCCACTCAAGCACATGGCATACACAACTTTTAAAAATAGATGATATTTATCTCTTTTCATAGGTCACTTAATTTCCGTACAAAATGCTATTCTTGAGGACCCTCGCGCTCTGGTTGTTCGTAGCTTGCCTCGCTCAGCAGGTCTTAGTGTCCATTGGCAAAGGGGATGGAAAGGGACGCAAAGGCAAAGGAGGCAGCGAAAAATCAGAGCAATCCCCCAACGCTGCGCCAAGCAGGACGGAGAGGGCCGCGACGAAAGGAAAATTTTCCACTAAGGATAAACTGCAGTGTACATGGGCAGTGCGTGGCAAGGAAACAGTTACGTTAGCGGTTACTTGCAAGAACCCCGAAGCGCAAGTTACCGGAGGACTCACTGAATTAAGATGCGACTACAACGCGAAACCCACTACCTGTCCAGGATTCGGTACCAATCCAGCGGGCTACTGGAAGCAGGTTGCTCGCGCGCTAAAAAAGTTGCAGCGAAAGCTTTGCCAGGATGAACGTGCACTGGTTAAAGCAGGCATGTGCAAGCGCGCTACTCCGGATGCGCACTTCAAACTGGACATCGGCTCGATTCATTCCGCAGCTCGCCAGCCCAGCGACACAGTGAGCCCCCAGAAGATTCCCCGTACCAACGCCATGGCTACCACAACCACTACGCCACCGGTGAGGCACAGCAAAGGTAGCTCATGTACGGAGCGCGTGGACCAGCAGAAGCTCGCGGAGGAATATTGCAGTAACTCATGGGCGAGCCTGTgcactttctttttctccatgTTGCAAAGCGGAGACTGttaagtgcgtgcgtgtggaccAGACTAAAGTCATTCCGAGATTAATTGACAGTTTCATTGACTTGTGGGGAATTAGTATCCTGGTTATTTTTTTTGGGTAGCTGCGCTGTTTATGTAGCCCCAAGAACACTTGAGAAGGCATAACTATAATAACCAGTAAATCGATGTAATAAGAACTCCACTGTTGGCTACTATATCATGATCAACAACTATTCTCAAATCATACTGTTGCTGCAAatacacatatactgtatttatttttcgaaaataaatgttttctaTTTATTCAAGTTGTTTCTTTATGTTAGCCTGACTCAGATACTTATGTACCATATAGTTGCAAAGGATTTTGAGGGGTGTATTTTGATACAGAGCGTGTTTGTGTTAGCCCGTTTAAGCTGGGTACCGGGAGTTCCTTTACTCGCGCGCTCAAAAATGAGGTAGAAACATGCTCTGGTAAAGTcgacaaaatgtgtgtgtgtgtgtgagagagagagcgtgtgtctatatttgtatgtgtgttaaagtgtgtgtgtgtgactgtggttctttgtgtgtgagtgtgtgtctgtttgatttGGATATAGCCGACCATTATGTCCCGCATAGGTATGAAAGACCAAACACTTCGTGACAGACTTCCCAAAGAGTATCccactcacataaacacacgcacacacacacacacacacacacacacacccacacacacacacacacacacacacacacacacacacacacgtacactacaCATTCAGTGGAGGCCTCTAAGGAGAGCATTAGACAATAGTCTTatcctcactcccctctccttttgtctcttCCAGCCAAGCAGTTGTTAAGATGACATGCTTTTGGGAAAGGGTGCCTCACATGGGATTGGTTTACagataagggtgtgtgtgtgtgtggaagtgttgGAGAGAGTATTATGTTTGCTGGTTAGTTGAGGTATAATCAGGTGAGAACATCTTGTAGCTGTAAATATAACACACtcccacatggacacacacagatgtgttgcacacacacacatgtacgcacaaACGCTGTGTAGGTTAGCGACCAGATGTAAGGGTATATGAGGGTACATCTcctgtttcctcctctctctaattACTTTCACAGAGACGGCAACCAGCTGtgttatgaacacacacacactcacacaaagagGTACTCACACATGGATCCACAAAGattcacaaatacacacaggagAGCTGTTAAGAGTTATATAAGAGCTGTATAAGGTTGTGGCTTCTGTTTGAATATATAGGGTATGAGTACCATAGTCAGTGTGTCtggttgtctgtgtttgtaaaaacacatactcactcacacatacactttagTTTCCTTCCACTCTATGAATTTCACTCTTTGAAGACTGACATTAAGTTGTCAGCACTTCATCAGACAGAAAGGAAGTTGTTCAAGGGAAAGGTCACAGGTGAGAGATGGACATGTGACCTCTGCCCTTCGTGCTCTCCCTGGGCCTGTTCCATTCAGTCACGCCCTTCACTCTGTCTGTCGACCTTGAACACTCAAAGcaaatgcactgtgtgtgtgtgtgtgatctttgAAAAGTGTCTTACGGGAACAGTTTCTTCTTTGCAGAGTAGAATGACAGAAGGACAATCGCTTCACAGAGAGGGAAACTACTCTTAATTCCTAAACTTTTTTTCTGAGCACATGCCTTTGaactttttcttctctctgtctcctagtttctcgttccccctctctctttctctgtagttAAATCAGTCCTGCCACATTCCATTatcttcctctctgccccctcttccAAAgacatggaagtgtgtgtgtgtgtgagagtgagtgagtgtgtgtgtgagagtgagtgagtgtgtgtgtgagagtgtgtgtgtgtgtgtgagagcgtgccATCTAGGGTCCTCTGCAGCAGGAGCTTGTAGTTTAAACAAATGACTCTCTTCTGGAGAGGAGGCAAATCTTAAGCCAAATGTAAGTTTAGCAGATACAgtttacatttgtgtgtgtgtgtgtgtttaagctgCTATAATTCACTGATTCCATATCATTATCAGGTGGTTGGCTTTGGAATGTTCTAAGAAGCAGTGTCAAGTCAGAGAAGTATCggtttgacacacacactcatgtattGGATCCAAATCAACAGAGCTACATATGCACAAGAAAAAGAATATTACCGTGGGAGGTTTTGACTGGAGGAAAATATATATCATCATAACTTGCCTGATTGCTCTTTTGAGGATTAACTATATTTAGAGGTCATGGTAAGGGTTTGGGTACTGGTTAATGTTAGGGCAGCACTGTGAAGGTTAGGGTACGGACAAGGTCACATTATATACACCTAAAGCCCAAATCAAAAGAACTATTGCTGCAAAACGTTGATTGATCAGCAGATTTGTATCTCAATCTGATGTAGGACATCTGTTTAATTCCCATGTTAACAACATTTGTTCTATGACCAGTTACAGCCTGCGTCCAGACAATATGCAGCAGGACGTTTAGACATGCACATATGGTGCATGGTTTCACGAAGATGTGTCAAAGCCCAGAACCCCCCAGTGTTTCCCTCTGGAGTGGGCCAAGGGGCATTCCCATGACAGTCCTATGGAATTCCATCTTTCTGGTCTTTTCCGACAGCCGCCAACTCACCACCTGTCCCATCCGGATATGAACTCCCCCAAGCCCTCTTTCCTTCACTTGTCTTTGTCTTcttccgttctctctctttgtaggaTCAGACTTGTAGGGAGCTGCAAGTCTCTTCATGTTCTTTCACATAGAGAGGAAATGTCCAGATCCTCTTaacaaaacatcacacacaaGACCATTATGTGATTAGAGTGCACACTTCTCCCAGCGTCTTTTGAGGCCTCATGTCTTCTTCACGACAAGTACAAACACGATGTGATGAACGGCAGAGCCATCAATATCAAATGTTGCATGTTTGTTCCTGCATGCGtgttagagacagagaaaggaaaaCACAGGGAGAATAGCAATGACGAATGCGAgaataagagaaagaaagaatgtgCAAGGATGAATGAAAGAGTATTTGTGAAAGTTTGACGTGCCACAAGTGCCTGTCGGACCTTGCAACAGATTAGTCTGGCCAGACAAGCTGAACCTCCTGTTTATCATGACAGTATAGGCATAACCCAAGTATTAGTGAAGTAGAACAGGCTGCAGTCACCATCCTCAGCAACCAATCTCTTGACTCTGTGCTCACCCTAGCTGTGGATTTACTGTTTGATAGCTATGGTAGGTTGTATTTTTTAGAAATTTGCAAAGAAAATGTCTAAGATCTTGttttcactttgtcattatGAGTAATTGAGTTTAGATTAATGGGCAAAAACAATTTTGTCAATTTACAATTATACTTACAACATATAAAATAAAACCTTAAAGTGAAAGAGTATGAATACTTTCTGAAGCCACTGTATGTTGATAGTGTGTGGCTATCTATTAAGATAAAAGCTCAATCTGTTTAAGGAACTTGAAGAAAAACATCAGCTTGAATCAATTCAGATTATTGATTGTGTGAAGTTAATCGGCTCAGTTCAGGGCTGGTGGAGTGGGGGCTAGGGGCTTTGGAGTGGAAGGAAATAAAACTTCAAAACAAAATTCAGTGACCTCATCATTACTGAAGTGTAAAGTGTGACCTGCAAAGATGACCTATTGCCTctcgtacacacgcacacgcacacgcacacacacacacacacacacacactgggcggTAGGAGGAGTTAGAGGTATTGTTCTTCCCGTGGCTCGATGTGGCCTGACCCCATGCCCTGCTGGTTGCCCACAGTTATTGGCTAGCTGTAACAATCGCGGCAGCAATCAAGGGCAATGGCCTCTGCAACAACAAATGACAGTTAGGGACTCCGTTTAGAGTTCAAGTTCAGAGTAACAGGAACTGAGGtgactgaacacacacgcacatacacacacacacacacacacacagaggaaatgCCGCCCACGTTATCATGGAACCATAAGAAACCTACATTATCTAAAATCTATGGTAAACATTACTTAGATAGTTGATGAATAATCAATCATTCACTGTAACTCATTCACTTCCTAGTTAGTTATGAAGAGTTATGAACTTATATCAGACACACATTTCTGGATATATATGTACAGCCTTGTGTTACGAAGAAGCCTTCTCACTGGTGAATCTCCACTGACAAGCAGTTTAATGAAAAAATCTGGcttttgtttttgtctgttAGTCTAGTAGTGAAGCTAATGTGGTGTCCTTTATCCTTCAGGATAAAAACTGGGTATAAACTGGCTGTACTACACTAATACTAAATACTAATATCTATATCTTATATGCAGCTTTCACTTTGAGATCTTATGAAGGATCCCAACAATCAAAGGCTTAACATTGCGTGTGAGATCTGAAGTTTGAGAACTACTGTATCTGGGTACTCACAAACATGACCACATGATGGGTGTTTACCTTAGAGTCTCTGGTGTTTACCCAAAGCAATATGGAAAGATTTGTATCATGGGCTAGGACACAACCTTTCTTGACACTATtggcacaggtgtgtgtatgtatgtttgaggCGTGGGCACTAAAGAATAATGTGGCAGCCAGTAATACTCCCTCACCCAAAGGACATCCTGTTGGTCTATTACACTTTCATTCGTGCTGAAACATGtcgccatgaacacacacacacatcagttcaCAGCTGAATAGGATTTCTGCTTTTCTATATATTTTCTATATTTGAATGCTGTCTCTCTATTCCCAGACACATTATTGTACTGCTACTGCAAAACCAAAAACCTTTCATTATTGCAAACATCATTGATGCACTTATGGGTAGACACAATATATGTGTCTATTCTATTATAGTACTGAAGAGCGTGTAATGCAAATCATCTGGTGATTTTAAAAGCTAATTTATTGAGTGTTTCTAATCAGAGACATGGTTAGCCTCCCCGTGTTCCATTCATAGTGTTTTAGCTTCCCCTAGTGGACAGAGTGTGTCAATGCACATTATCACATTAACTCTACATCTGAACTTCATTGTCTGTTCTAATGCTcttagatctctctctctccatatgatGATTCACATGAAAGTTAGTTAAAACACATCGTAGAGGTTCTATTAACTCTGTGGAAAGTGATTGAGTAAAACGAGAATTAGGTGTGTGAGATTGCAGTTCAGTTGTGGAGTTGaagacacagaaataaatacatttagagACACCATGTTGATTGCAACATTTATTTTCGCTGTGGAATGTTCTTTGATGTAGACCTTAGAAACAGTACAAAACACTAAGCTAAGACTAAATAATGCCTGAGAGCACCAACTTCATGTTAATCATGTTAAGCATATTAGTGGGTTAAAAGCTTCATGTAAGAGTCATTATTAACTGGATTAGCTACCTTGGAGTTGGATATCAAATTATTTTGGGCTAAAGACGTGGAAGGACATCGTCCCAttcacagccaatcacaaaGCTTTGTTGTGGCTTCTCTATTGGATGACAGGTGATTGACAGCCAGTGGGGCTACTCAGAGCAGAAGCGTTTTGAGGACCCTCCAGATGGTTAGGTTCACCTACATGGTTATGCATCGTCCCCGCCACAGAGCAGAAGCAGGGTCTTGCGGTAGTCACCAGAGGTGtcaccctgtaacacacacagccagacagtgtGAGTTTCTGCATGTGCATTCAcatggaacagtgtgtgtgtgtgtgtgtgagagagagagcagatttGTGAGACTGTGAtcttgtgtgtgcaagtgtgtaccTTGATCATGGAGTGAAGAGAGCAGGCAAACATCttcctgtactctgctctgatgTCCATCATGTCCACCTCGCTACGAGACACCATCACCCTCATCAGGGTCTGGTCTTCAGTTCCTGccccctgggacacacacacataccgtgtGTTTCATAAAACTCATACAAACATATATGACAACACATTAAGTATTGTTCTTTTTGTCAGATTTTCAAGCACTAACATGTCTACTTACCGTCATATAGTGCTGCTATTGATTGATCTGCTTACCTTTAAGGAGTTGTAGAGAGTCTCAGCAAAGTAGGCTGGCACACTCCTAGCACACTTCACTACAGGTTAGAGATGGACGAAgatgatgtgaggagagagaattaGTAGTACTACTTTAGAATGTCTGTATAagagatacagtgtgtgtgtgtgagcagtccTAGCACACTTGGTGCCCTAGGCAaggtttacccccccccccccccctcaggcgcCAACCACAACGTGGACATATGACGTGCCGTGGTTGGCGCCATCTGCTGGTCGTGCGTTTGAAACTCAAGGACAGCAGGAGGGTTAATTTAGTTGCATACACTTGGGAAATTGCATCACTTGGGAAATTGCatcatgccgccctaggcggctgcctatgtcgcctatagcaAGGACCggcactgtgtgtgagtgaggttgTGTGTCTTACCCACGGCCAGCAACAGGTTCTCCAGGTTTCCAGAAGTTTCTCTTTTGATGCTCTCCTCAATCTGATACCCCGACAGCTTCATATAGGCATCAAACactgcaacacagacacaccttcaATATTTGACTCACCTgcattatccccccccccccttccccctcccatccacacacacacctttcctcAGGTGCTCTGCACTCCTGTTTCCCAGGATGGTGACAAATTCCTGCTCATCGGTGCCAAATTTCTTCTCTCCAGCCTGGAACAGGGCCTTAAACCAAACACACAGCGTCATCTTACAGGCGATAAGGACGAGTGACTGCAGATAtaaattgggagtcaggtggctgagcggttagggaatcggactagtaatctgaaggttgccagttcgattcccggccgtgccaaatgacaatgtgtccttgggcaaggcacttcaccctacttgcctcgggggggaatgtccctgtacttactgtaagtcgctctggataagagcgtctactaaatgtaaatgtaataaatattCCCTCGACTAAGCTGAAAATGTTCAACTGCAATAACATAATCACGACACTATGGATCCCAACTCACTTGGATGAATTTCTATTCTTCCTTAattcccatctctctttctctctctttcacatacATTCCAAGTGAAAGTGACATT of the Osmerus eperlanus chromosome 14, fOsmEpe2.1, whole genome shotgun sequence genome contains:
- the LOC134033281 gene encoding fibroblast growth factor-binding protein 1-like, producing the protein MLFLRTLALWLFVACLAQQVLVSIGKGDGKGRKGKGGSEKSEQSPNAAPSRTERAATKGKFSTKDKLQCTWAVRGKETVTLAVTCKNPEAQVTGGLTELRCDYNAKPTTCPGFGTNPAGYWKQVARALKKLQRKLCQDERALVKAGMCKRATPDAHFKLDIGSIHSAARQPSDTVSPQKIPRTNAMATTTTTPPVRHSKGSSCTERVDQQKLAEEYCSNSWASLCTFFFSMLQSGDC